Proteins co-encoded in one Neodiprion lecontei isolate iyNeoLeco1 chromosome 3, iyNeoLeco1.1, whole genome shotgun sequence genomic window:
- the LOC107221609 gene encoding E3 ubiquitin-protein ligase RNF185 isoform X2, translating into MSTAKEQPGPSKPSGSAQEEKERDERMFECNICLDTAKDAVVSMCGHLFCWPCLYQWLETRPARQLCPVCKAAISKEKVIPLYGRGITKQEDPRNNVPPRPAGQRSEPEANAGFSGFGFGEGGFHMSFGIGAFPFGFFTSTFNFGETRPGAAPRGSPQFLEEQFLSKVFLWVALVFICWLVMA; encoded by the exons ATGAGCACCGCGAAAGAACAGCCCGGGCCGTCGAAGCCTTCGGGGTCAGCGcaggaggaaaaagaaagggaTGAACGCATGTTCGAGTGCAATATATGTCTGGATACAGCTAAAGATGCTGTGGTCAGCATGTGCGGACATTTATTTTG CTGGCCATGCCTTTATCAATGGCTAGAAACTCGACCCGCAAGGCAACTTTGTCCTGTCTGTAAGGCTGCGATTAGTAAAGAAAAAGTTATTCCATTATATGGACGCGGAATTACCAAACAAGAAGACCCAAG AAATAACGTTCCACCTCGACCAGCTGGGCAAAGATCAGAACCTGAAGCTAATGCAGGATTCTCAGGATTTGGATTTGGTGAAGGCGGCTTTCACATGTCTTTTGGCATCGGGGCATTTCCATTTGGTTTCTTCACATCTACCTTCAATTTTGGAGAGACAAGACCTGGTGCAG CTCCTCGTGGCAGCCCTCAATTCCTAGAAGAGCAGTTCTTATCCAAAGTTTTTCTGTGGGTGGCACTGGTGTTCATCTGTTGGTTAGTCATGGCATAA
- the LOC107226594 gene encoding dynein axonemal intermediate chain 4-like isoform X2 — MPNKMRSRSISLRKLVSSDGGGNKNQSITSAKTSMPPKNRRLAQKTLTSILNRRRNFRVIHDDVDLTPKNLTHAVYHEIEENHLTAFDTIGLGQGSSNTQLFSQSSGSQYGNLKATSSLMIKSSSIHMQQTQLMDDFTIDGSLMSGNLLSITDEDRAPSQFYLPRYDLGLIRVHPEKVNIILQETDIFFLFELPQLTVNVSSEEGLAVKQMNEQYEYITVGPGSNRKLANAEAQTPCVYRKNRSTYLARTKRRNQGNMVNNWIMYDTFEKLKTSKSQGPIFVHLEEARQKALEKKISPTKLPQIEESSEQWTLEMQLAQLAEQTDFLDSATIVERMVASSLYIVAQKRFKGIIKQDPYSPRLQFTYSLDFLWSFVSEHSAGYNVACFCWNYVNKDVLAVGYGPIENQENRQGLVMIWTAKNPHRAGRWHYFNSPVSALDWSRNRPNLLAIGFYDGVVQVIDVSNKNLVIMRCSSRTSSPSYAPHWQVQWWPGEDEVMFEEQLYTCNQDGRILSYRADTDFSCNQIMRISRNERKIKGVEQQPEQCVVHDISITRNPGALVLCKHPGLPMIYFVGSDEGCIHRCSTTYLQQHIDSFRAHNGPIYAIEFSPFCSKIFLTCGADWCTRIWADGINEPLITLSTQMACVQKAAWSPKISTVVATIVNNQIDVWDIRRKSYTAASSTTCDTQGRLLLLEFTANGNQLVAGDSLGTIFIYNLEGMPFPPYNQTGVLVTFILKALETKPNLIRKLKKLGKPF, encoded by the exons ATGCCGAATAAAATGCGCAGTAGAAGCATATCGCTAAGGAAACTGGTCAGTTCTGATGGGGGTGGTAACAAAAACCAGAGTATCACGTCAGCGAAAACATCAATGCCACCGAAAAACCGTCGACTTGCACAGAAAACATTAACCTCGATACTAAATCGGAGACGAAATTTCCGCGTGATACACGACGATGTCGACTTAACGCCGAAAAATTTAACTCACGCCGTTTATCACGAGATCGAAGAAAATCACCTAACAGCCTTTGACACAATCGGTTTGGGCCAGGGCTCAAGTAACACCCAACTCTTTTCTCAATCTTCGGGATCTCAGTATGGAAATTTGAAAGCCACTTCCTCCCTCATGATCAAGTCCAGCTCGATTCATATGCAGCAGACTCAACTGATGGATGATTTTACTATAGATGGCAGTCTCATGTCCGGTAATCTGTTGTCTATCACGGATGAAGACAGGGCTCCATCCCAGTTTTACCTGCCCAG GTACGATTTGGGTCTTATTCGTGTCCACCCAGAAAAAGTGAATATAATTCTGCAAGAGacagatatatttttcttattcgagCTACCACAGTTAACTGTTAACGTATCGTCAGAGGAGGGCTTGGCCGTAAAGCAGATGAACGAACAGTATGAGTACATCACAGTAGGTCCGGGGTCGAACAGAAAATTGGCTAATGCTGAAGCCCAAACGCCGTGTGTCTACCGTAAGAATAGATCGACATATCTAGCTAGAACAAAGCGAAGAAATCAAGGCAATATGGTCAATAATTGGATCATGTATGAcactttcgaaaaattgaaaacctcGAAATCTCAGGGTCCAATCTTCGTACACTTGGAAGAGGCAAGACAAAAGGctttagaaaaaaag ATTAGTCCAACGAAATTACCTCAGATCGAGGAAAGCAGTGAACAATGGACGCTAGAGATGCAATTGGCGCAGCTGGCCGAACAGACTGACTTTTTAGATTCTGCAACAATCGTGGAGCGTATGGTAGCCAGCAGCCTCTACATAGTAGCTCAAAAAAGATTCAAAGGAATAATAAAACAAGACCCGTACAGTCCTAGACTGCAATTCACGTACAGTCTAGATTTCTTGTGGTCCTTTGTATCGGAACACAGCGCAGGATACAACGTGGCTTGTTTTTGTTGGAACTATGTTAACAAAGATGTTCTGGCTGTAGGCTACGGGCCAATTGAAAACCAGGAAAACCGTCAAGGACTTGTGATGATATGGACAGCGAAGAACCCGCATAGGGCTGGCCGATGGCATTACTTCAATAGTCCGGTTTCCGCTCTTGACTGGAGTCGAAACCGGCCAAATCTCTTGGCGATTGGATTTTACGACGGTGTGGTGCAGGTCATCGATGTCAGTAATAAGAATTTGGTCATAATGCGATGTAGCAGCAGAACGAGTTCGCCTTCGTACGCACCTCACTGGCAAGTGCAATGGTGGCCGGGTGAAGACGAAGTTATGTTTGAGGAGCAGCTCTACACATGCAATCAGGACGGGCGTATTCTTTCTTATAGAGCAGACACAGACTTCAGCTGCAATCAGATAATGCGGATCAGTAGGAACGAGAGGAAAATCAAGGGTGTGGAACAGCAGCCCGAACAGTGCGTCGTTCACGATATTTCCATCACCAGAAACCCAGGAGCACTCGTATTGTGCAAGCATCCGGGACTTCCAATGATCTACTTCGTCGGATCTGACGAGGGTTGTATTCATCGATGTTCGACTACTTATTTGCAGCAACACATCGACAGTTTTCGTGCACACAACGGACCGATTTATGCTAtagaattttcgccattttgttcaaagatttttctgaCTTGTGGGGCAGATTGGTGCACGAGAATATGGGCTGATGGGATAAACGAGCCTTTGATTACCTTATCGACGCAAATGGCTTGCGTTCAGAAGGCCGCTTGGAGTCCGAAAATTTCTACGGTCGTAGCGACCATCGTTAATAATCAAATAGACGTCTGGGATATCAGAAGGAAATCTTATACCGCAGCCTCGAGCACAACTTGCGATACTCAAGGAAGACTCTTGCTTCTAGAGTTCACTGCCAACGGAAATCAGCTCGTTGCCGGTGATAGTCTAGGTACCATATTCATCTATAACCTCGAAGGAATGCCCTTTCCACCATATAATCAAACCGGTGTTCTTGTCACGTTTATACTTAAAGCACTTGAAACGAAGCCCAACTTAATCAGAAAACTCAAAAAACTGGGAAAACCGTTCTAG
- the LOC107221609 gene encoding E3 ubiquitin-protein ligase RNF185 isoform X1, whose protein sequence is MSKCELAEMSTAKEQPGPSKPSGSAQEEKERDERMFECNICLDTAKDAVVSMCGHLFCWPCLYQWLETRPARQLCPVCKAAISKEKVIPLYGRGITKQEDPRNNVPPRPAGQRSEPEANAGFSGFGFGEGGFHMSFGIGAFPFGFFTSTFNFGETRPGAAPRGSPQFLEEQFLSKVFLWVALVFICWLVMA, encoded by the exons ATGTCAAAATGC GAGCTAGCTGAGATGAGCACCGCGAAAGAACAGCCCGGGCCGTCGAAGCCTTCGGGGTCAGCGcaggaggaaaaagaaagggaTGAACGCATGTTCGAGTGCAATATATGTCTGGATACAGCTAAAGATGCTGTGGTCAGCATGTGCGGACATTTATTTTG CTGGCCATGCCTTTATCAATGGCTAGAAACTCGACCCGCAAGGCAACTTTGTCCTGTCTGTAAGGCTGCGATTAGTAAAGAAAAAGTTATTCCATTATATGGACGCGGAATTACCAAACAAGAAGACCCAAG AAATAACGTTCCACCTCGACCAGCTGGGCAAAGATCAGAACCTGAAGCTAATGCAGGATTCTCAGGATTTGGATTTGGTGAAGGCGGCTTTCACATGTCTTTTGGCATCGGGGCATTTCCATTTGGTTTCTTCACATCTACCTTCAATTTTGGAGAGACAAGACCTGGTGCAG CTCCTCGTGGCAGCCCTCAATTCCTAGAAGAGCAGTTCTTATCCAAAGTTTTTCTGTGGGTGGCACTGGTGTTCATCTGTTGGTTAGTCATGGCATAA
- the LOC107226594 gene encoding dynein axonemal intermediate chain 4-like isoform X1, whose translation MLAIPIVVDDDRYHPSLQPYIISTFHRTKRTMPNKMRSRSISLRKLVSSDGGGNKNQSITSAKTSMPPKNRRLAQKTLTSILNRRRNFRVIHDDVDLTPKNLTHAVYHEIEENHLTAFDTIGLGQGSSNTQLFSQSSGSQYGNLKATSSLMIKSSSIHMQQTQLMDDFTIDGSLMSGNLLSITDEDRAPSQFYLPRYDLGLIRVHPEKVNIILQETDIFFLFELPQLTVNVSSEEGLAVKQMNEQYEYITVGPGSNRKLANAEAQTPCVYRKNRSTYLARTKRRNQGNMVNNWIMYDTFEKLKTSKSQGPIFVHLEEARQKALEKKISPTKLPQIEESSEQWTLEMQLAQLAEQTDFLDSATIVERMVASSLYIVAQKRFKGIIKQDPYSPRLQFTYSLDFLWSFVSEHSAGYNVACFCWNYVNKDVLAVGYGPIENQENRQGLVMIWTAKNPHRAGRWHYFNSPVSALDWSRNRPNLLAIGFYDGVVQVIDVSNKNLVIMRCSSRTSSPSYAPHWQVQWWPGEDEVMFEEQLYTCNQDGRILSYRADTDFSCNQIMRISRNERKIKGVEQQPEQCVVHDISITRNPGALVLCKHPGLPMIYFVGSDEGCIHRCSTTYLQQHIDSFRAHNGPIYAIEFSPFCSKIFLTCGADWCTRIWADGINEPLITLSTQMACVQKAAWSPKISTVVATIVNNQIDVWDIRRKSYTAASSTTCDTQGRLLLLEFTANGNQLVAGDSLGTIFIYNLEGMPFPPYNQTGVLVTFILKALETKPNLIRKLKKLGKPF comes from the exons ATGTTGGCAATACCGATAGTTGTTGACGATGATCGATATCACCCCTCGTTACAGCCG TACATCATTTCAACGTTTCATCGTACGAAAAGAACCATGCCGAATAAAATGCGCAGTAGAAGCATATCGCTAAGGAAACTGGTCAGTTCTGATGGGGGTGGTAACAAAAACCAGAGTATCACGTCAGCGAAAACATCAATGCCACCGAAAAACCGTCGACTTGCACAGAAAACATTAACCTCGATACTAAATCGGAGACGAAATTTCCGCGTGATACACGACGATGTCGACTTAACGCCGAAAAATTTAACTCACGCCGTTTATCACGAGATCGAAGAAAATCACCTAACAGCCTTTGACACAATCGGTTTGGGCCAGGGCTCAAGTAACACCCAACTCTTTTCTCAATCTTCGGGATCTCAGTATGGAAATTTGAAAGCCACTTCCTCCCTCATGATCAAGTCCAGCTCGATTCATATGCAGCAGACTCAACTGATGGATGATTTTACTATAGATGGCAGTCTCATGTCCGGTAATCTGTTGTCTATCACGGATGAAGACAGGGCTCCATCCCAGTTTTACCTGCCCAG GTACGATTTGGGTCTTATTCGTGTCCACCCAGAAAAAGTGAATATAATTCTGCAAGAGacagatatatttttcttattcgagCTACCACAGTTAACTGTTAACGTATCGTCAGAGGAGGGCTTGGCCGTAAAGCAGATGAACGAACAGTATGAGTACATCACAGTAGGTCCGGGGTCGAACAGAAAATTGGCTAATGCTGAAGCCCAAACGCCGTGTGTCTACCGTAAGAATAGATCGACATATCTAGCTAGAACAAAGCGAAGAAATCAAGGCAATATGGTCAATAATTGGATCATGTATGAcactttcgaaaaattgaaaacctcGAAATCTCAGGGTCCAATCTTCGTACACTTGGAAGAGGCAAGACAAAAGGctttagaaaaaaag ATTAGTCCAACGAAATTACCTCAGATCGAGGAAAGCAGTGAACAATGGACGCTAGAGATGCAATTGGCGCAGCTGGCCGAACAGACTGACTTTTTAGATTCTGCAACAATCGTGGAGCGTATGGTAGCCAGCAGCCTCTACATAGTAGCTCAAAAAAGATTCAAAGGAATAATAAAACAAGACCCGTACAGTCCTAGACTGCAATTCACGTACAGTCTAGATTTCTTGTGGTCCTTTGTATCGGAACACAGCGCAGGATACAACGTGGCTTGTTTTTGTTGGAACTATGTTAACAAAGATGTTCTGGCTGTAGGCTACGGGCCAATTGAAAACCAGGAAAACCGTCAAGGACTTGTGATGATATGGACAGCGAAGAACCCGCATAGGGCTGGCCGATGGCATTACTTCAATAGTCCGGTTTCCGCTCTTGACTGGAGTCGAAACCGGCCAAATCTCTTGGCGATTGGATTTTACGACGGTGTGGTGCAGGTCATCGATGTCAGTAATAAGAATTTGGTCATAATGCGATGTAGCAGCAGAACGAGTTCGCCTTCGTACGCACCTCACTGGCAAGTGCAATGGTGGCCGGGTGAAGACGAAGTTATGTTTGAGGAGCAGCTCTACACATGCAATCAGGACGGGCGTATTCTTTCTTATAGAGCAGACACAGACTTCAGCTGCAATCAGATAATGCGGATCAGTAGGAACGAGAGGAAAATCAAGGGTGTGGAACAGCAGCCCGAACAGTGCGTCGTTCACGATATTTCCATCACCAGAAACCCAGGAGCACTCGTATTGTGCAAGCATCCGGGACTTCCAATGATCTACTTCGTCGGATCTGACGAGGGTTGTATTCATCGATGTTCGACTACTTATTTGCAGCAACACATCGACAGTTTTCGTGCACACAACGGACCGATTTATGCTAtagaattttcgccattttgttcaaagatttttctgaCTTGTGGGGCAGATTGGTGCACGAGAATATGGGCTGATGGGATAAACGAGCCTTTGATTACCTTATCGACGCAAATGGCTTGCGTTCAGAAGGCCGCTTGGAGTCCGAAAATTTCTACGGTCGTAGCGACCATCGTTAATAATCAAATAGACGTCTGGGATATCAGAAGGAAATCTTATACCGCAGCCTCGAGCACAACTTGCGATACTCAAGGAAGACTCTTGCTTCTAGAGTTCACTGCCAACGGAAATCAGCTCGTTGCCGGTGATAGTCTAGGTACCATATTCATCTATAACCTCGAAGGAATGCCCTTTCCACCATATAATCAAACCGGTGTTCTTGTCACGTTTATACTTAAAGCACTTGAAACGAAGCCCAACTTAATCAGAAAACTCAAAAAACTGGGAAAACCGTTCTAG
- the LOC107221610 gene encoding selenoprotein M — protein sequence MTLTGTTAAFFALIVLLTLSLGYSSTNEYTAARVESCRGCSLNRLPEVKKFIFEDLPLYENVEFKPIPGAVPELVLLNKNDEEVERLQLSRLNREECNELLVNKGFKISRPIKDEI from the exons ATGACACTTACCGGTACCACAGCTGCGTTCTTCGCTCTAATTGTTTTACTCACTTTATCGTTAGGATATTCTTCAACGAATGAATATACCGCGGCACGAGTTGAG AGTTGCAGAGGCTGCAGTCTTAACCGGCTACccgaggtgaaaaaattcatcttcGAAGATCTTCCTCTCTA TGAGAACGTTGAATTCAAGCCAATACCTGGGGCTGTACCAGAACTTGTTCTGCTGAATAAGAATGATGAG GAAGTGGAGAGGCTGCAACTTTCTCGATTAAATCGTGAGGAATGCAACGAATTGTTAGTTAATAAGGGTTTTAAAATATCAAGACCCATTAAAGATGAAATATAA